The Anastrepha ludens isolate Willacy chromosome 2, idAnaLude1.1, whole genome shotgun sequence genome contains a region encoding:
- the LOC128869082 gene encoding zinc finger BED domain-containing protein 4-like: MNTTTMLKAWEILKIQNLPCFAHTVNLVVQDGLNLNHNDVTKALFAKCKNIVIFFKKSSIANEKLKQVQENFACTLLQEAQTRWNSFHDMIERVLLTHEAIASVLLSTTNAPLPFSAEEINVLKDIDKILALFKNVSEKVSGGKYVTVSLIIPLAYGLYRQIGNFSSQLATAVGKSMKDVMLESIKKRLSIYELRTVTRMATILDPRFKKDGFQSNANAEQMNLGNLTYVEDPVSLEASTTTTDPIFDFLNQRCATKKSNVRSDAIIIKRQYLERDIAPQEMDHLLWIKVNQVDFPLLKLLMYKYLCIPATSVESERLSARRDKLFLIGEHGLKKKM, from the exons ATGAATACGACAACAATGCTGAAAGCAtgggaaattttaaaaatccaaaatctgCCATGCTTTGCTCATACAGTTAATTTGGTAGTCCAAGATGGCTTGAATCTCAATCACAACGATGTCACAAAAGCTTTGtttgcaaaatgtaaaaatattgtaatattttttaagaaaagttcaattgcgaacgaaaaattgaaacaagttCAAGAAAATTTCGCATGTACCTTGTTGCAAGAAGCTCAAACAAGGTGGAACAGCTTCCACGACATGATTGAGAGAGTTTTATTAACCCATGAAGCCATTGCCAGTGTGCTATTATCAACAACAAATGCACCATTACCATTTAGTGCAGAGGAAATCAACGTGTTGAAAGATATTGACAAAATATTAGCATTATTTAAGAACGTGTCCGAAAAAGTTTCTGGTGGCAAATACGTTACAGTGTCATTAATAATACCATTGGCATATGGACTATATCGGcaaattggaaatttttcatCTCAGTTGGCAACTGCGGTAGGCAAATCTATGAAAGATGTTATGTTGGAGTCGATTAAAAAACGACTATCTATATATGAGCTACGCACGGTAACAAGGATGGCTACGATTTTGGATCCACGCTTCAAAAAAGATGGGTTTCAATCCAACGCAAATGCTGAACAAATGAATTTGGGCAATTTGACTTATGTTGAAGACCCTGTCAGTCTGGAAGCAAGCACGACCACTACGGacccaatttttgattttttgaaccaacgatgTGCTACTAAAAAGAGTAATGTTCGAtctgatgccatcattattaaAAGGCAGTATCTGGAGAGAGACATAGCCCCACAGGAAATGGACCATCTTTTATGGATCaag GTCAACCAGGTGGATTtccctttattaaaattactgatgtataaatatttatgcatccCCGCAACGTCTGTGGAGTCGGAAAGGCTTTCAGCAAGGCGGGACAAATTGTTTCTGATAGGCGAACACGGcttaaagaagaaaatgtga